In Choloepus didactylus isolate mChoDid1 chromosome 18, mChoDid1.pri, whole genome shotgun sequence, a single genomic region encodes these proteins:
- the LOC119514608 gene encoding uncharacterized protein SPEM3-like: MDEEAHHRARVCSGSNPGKCQEMGDAILLFLGTIILLNVGFNAVTMLWAQLKSFLDNGRNYFFPKDTRHSCTGSHPRCTRCSTDPKTQSPRASSRLRRRRNFRPRHSNHQDSWVPDRKAEKASRGGRMPPPCGHTGAPTEAPWGPRKEEMMGAGKASRVRALKGQASFYTRPETPSQIQAPIHSLKGQDPNTSKVDMVPLSLPQETPEYAPPQSPGQVPVRPSAQARTHSPAHAPLTHTHAHTLATAPIFALNPPPTPASATPPIPGPTPAPASTPAPACVKGLKIPPVTAPTHTHILTPSPSPLAAFKCGVSTTQVVYDNRRINQNCVYVCRPQNSGYSKKDLCTCSRPQERQGSGMFGQTSKLHIGDGTNSLTGSGLGYPGLRNLEQKISGDGQDKLSQPKTLPYSSERRDMDSQAPVYPKFLVYSQEAASAKPCLHFPTSAQSSPPTVPPPYTLSLPLIPPRSFVLSQSTSPQKSSTTFQTPTCLPACKSPQPIPPQYSTVSKPLIQSQFPNIQKSLGLTQDLGLQRSPCPSKDSSIHENPGPKQNPGLQKNPGHSQASYLCKSQNASQDAGLHKTPNLSQQSGPQKSPGPAQDFGGYKTTGVVRDPGVFRSLGLTQQSGLQKSPALSQDSGINRSPGFAQTSELCKGPGLIQDLSKTQVNRNLEHTQDQNLHKGPGINPDPGPHKGPALTLDSGLSKIPGLNQESGLHKDSSLVQDPGLHKCPGLVRGTGSAQGPLQTPKSTPSLTKSSISKDHPQKEDGEKHIPWTSVPLSQNSCPSKAPGMCSDLQTFSEVPVLIELKPPSRKAASEDWVYHPVSTVPSACQTYRQMSVPPKIKSQLHFLGPGARAGHVVFDARQRQLGVGRDKCEALAPRRFRQETPNNSGQSSKA; the protein is encoded by the exons ATGGATGAGGAAGCCCACCACAGAGCCCGAGTGTGCTCTGGCTCCAACCCCGGGAAATGCCAGGAGATGGGAGATGCAATACTTTTGTTTCTGGGCACCATCATCCTGCTCAACGTGGGGTTCAACGCAGTGACTATG CTCTGGGCACAGCTGAAGAGCTTCTTGGATAACGGACgcaactattttttccccaaag ACACGAGGCACAGCTGTACGGGCAGCCATCCCCGGTGCACGCGCTGCTCCACGGACCCCAAGACCCAGAGCCCGAGAGCCTCTTCCCGCTTACGTCGCCGCCGAAACTTCCGGCCCAGGCACTCTAACCACCAGGACTCCTGGGTCCCAGACCGGAAGGCGGAGAAGGCTTCTAGGGGCGGCAGGATGCCACCTCCATGTGGGCACACCGGGGCTCCCACGGAAGCTCCATGGGGACCAAGGAAGGAGGAGATGATGGGAGCTGGGAAGGCCTCTCGGGTCAGGGCCTTAAAGGGCCAAGCCTCCTTTTACACCAGGCCAGAGACCCCGTCCCAGATCCAAGCCCCCATCCACAGTTTGAAGGGCCAGGACCCAAACACAAGCAAGGTGGACATGGTTCCACTGTCCTTGCCCCAAGAGACCCCAGAGTATGCCCCACCCCAGTCCCCAGGCCAGGTTCCTGTGCGCCCTTCAGCCCAGGCCCGGACCCACTCCCCGGCCCATGCTCCTCTCACCCACACCCATGCCCACACTCTGGCCACTGCCCCAATCTTTGCCCTAAATCCTCCCCCCACTCCTGCCTCAGCCACTCCTCCtatcccaggccccaccccagcccctgcctccacccctgccccagcaTGTGTCAAGGGCCTGAAAATCCCTCCAGTCACtgcccccacccacacccacatCCTAACCCCTAGTCCATCTCCTCTGGCTGCCTTCAAATGTGGGGTTTCAACCACACAAGTGGTGTACGATAACCGCAGGATAAACCAGAACTGTGTCTACGTATGCAGGCCTCAGAACTCTGGGTATTCCAAGAAGGACTTGTGTACCTGCTCCAGACCCCAGGAGAGACAGGGCTCTGGTATGTTTGGGCAAACATCAAAGCTACACATTGGGGATGGAACCAACTCCCTCACAGGCTCTGGACTGGGCTACCCTGGGCTGAGGAATCTGGAACAGAAGATCTCAGGTGACGGCCAAGACAAGCTCTCCCAGCCAAAGACCTTGCCTTACAGTTCTGAGAGGAGGGACATGGACTCCCAGGCTCCAGTGTACCCCAAGTTCCTGGTCTACTCCCAGGAGGCTGCATCTGCTAAACCTTGCCTTCATTTTCCAACAAGTGCCCAGAGTTCACCGCCCACTGTTCCCCCACCATATACTCTTTCCCTGCCTCTCATTCCTCCCAGATCTTTTGTCCTTTCTCAATCCACCAGCCCTCAGAAATCTTCCACCACATTTCAAACCCCCACCTGCCTTCCAGCTTGCAAGTCTCCTCAGCCCATCCCTCCCCAGTACTCCACCGTTTCTAAACCTCTCATTCAATCACAATTCCCCAACATTCAAAAAAGTCTAGGCCTTACCCAAGACCTTGGTCTCCAAAGGAGCCCATGTCCTTCAAAAGACTCTAGCATTCACGAGAATCCAGGCCCTAAACAAAATCCAGGCCTCCAAAAGAATCCCGGCCATAGCCAAGCATCTTATCTCTGCAAGAGCCAAAATGCTTCCCAAGATGCTGGTCTTCACAAGACTCCAAACCTCTCCCAACAGTCTGGCCCCCAAAAGAGCCCAGGCCCTGCTCAAGATTTTGGAGGCTATAAGACTACAGGTGTTGTCCGAGACCCAGGAGTCTTCAGAAGCCTGGGCCTTACCCAACAGTCTGGCCTACAGAAGAGTCCAGCCCTTTCCCAAGACTCTGGAATCAATAGGAGCCCAGGCTTTGCCCAAACCTCTGAGCTCTGTAAGGGCCCAGGCCTTATCCAAGACTTATCTAAGACTCAAGTTAACAGGAACTTGGAACATACCCAAGACCAGAATCTCCACAAGGGCCCAGGAATTAATCCAGATCCAGGCCCACATAAGGGCCCAGCCCTTACCCTAGACTCGGGTCTCTCCAAGATTCCAGGCCTTAACCAGGAATCTGGCCTCCACAAGGACTCAAGCCTTGTCCAAGATCCTGGCCTCCACAAATGCCCAGGGCTTGTTCGAGGTACTGGCTCTGCCCAAGGCCCTCTTCAGACCCCAAAGTCAACACCGTCCCTAACGAAGTCATCTATATCCAAGGACCACCCTCAGAAAGAGGATGGAGAGAAGCACATACCTTGGACTTCTGTCCCACTCAGCCAGAATTCCTGCCCTTCCAAGGCCCCGGGGATGTGCAGTGACCTGCAAACCTTCTCAGAGGTTCCTGTACTAATTGAGCTAAAGCCACCCTCCCGGAAGGCAGCCAGCGAAGACTGGGTGTACCACCCTGTATCTACAGTTCCTTCAGCCTGCCAGACCTATCGCCAGATGTCTGTGCCTCCCAAAATCAAGTCACAGCTCCACTTTCTTGGACCAGGTGCCCGGGCTGGGCACGTGGTCTTTGACGCCCGCCAGAGACAGTTAGGAGTGGGCAGGGACAAGTGTGAAGCTCTCGCCCCCAGGCGCTTTCGCCAAGAGACACCCAACAACTCAGGGCAGAGCAGCAAGGCGTAA
- the SPEM1 gene encoding spermatid maturation protein 1, with protein MAIAEQPQPGWASCHSPSTNTCQDLGNSILVLLGLVICINIGINTVTLLWRRLRFLLRRAFRIICEKEALKSSSPRKRRISQPARKQSSQDVHLRCTMDPVTMTVTPPPTRRHRHRGSPTRRAHRPAAWAPDTNDEEPPGQHPAICSHNWDCPEGWEAFKSPQGMWAPWAQDSLEPAAQTIRFQETIEGRPLKSEVQSKLGLQAYVYPVNPPPPTPEAQSNRNSGPEAEVAPCSPALPPTRGPALVPDIPRHRSSARVVYDARDVRRRLRELTREVEALSHCYPLASGSSTCEGTGQDWVYHSLAGKRLE; from the exons ATGGCCATAGCTGAGCAGCCACAGCCCGGGTGGGCCTCGTGTCACAGCCCCAGCACCAACACCTGCCAGGACCTGGGCAACTCCATCCTGGTGCTGCTGGGCCTCGTCATCTGTATCAATATCGGCATCAACACGGTGACCCTG CTCTGGCGCCGACTCCGTTTCCTCTTACGCCGGGCATTCCGTATTATTTGTGAGAAAG AAGCCCTCAAGTCCTCTTCACCCAGGAAGCGGCGCATCTCTCAGCCCGCGAGGAAGCAGAGCTCCCAGGACGTCCACCTTCGATGCACCATGGACCCTGTGACAATGACCGTGACCCCCCCACCCACTCGCCGACACCGTCATCGAGGCTCCCCCACCCGCCGTGCCCACCGCCCCGCAGCCTGGGCCCCTGACACCAACGACGAGGAGCCCCCAGGCCAGCACCCAGCCATCTGCTCCCACAACTGGGATTGCCCCGAGGGCTGGGAAGCCTTCAAATCCCCCCAGGGGATGTGGGCTCCCTGGGCCCAGGACAGCCTGGAGCCAGCGGCCCAGACCATCCGCTTCCAGGAGACCATAGAGGGAAGGCCCCTCAAAAGCGAGGTCCAGTCCAAGCTGGGCCTCCAGGCTTACGTGTACCCTGTgaaccccccacctcccacccccgaAGCCCAGAGCAACAGGAACAGTGGGCCGGAGGCGGAGGTGGCCCCATGCTCGCCTGCCCTGCCGCCCACGCGGGGTCCCGCTCTAGTCCCCGACATCCCCCGGCACCGCTCCTCTGCCCGCGTGGTGTACGATGCCCGCGACGTGAGGCGGCGGCTCCGGGAGCTGACCCGGGAGGTGGAGGCCCTGTCCCACTGTTACCCTCTGGCCTCCGGTTCTAGCACTTGTGAGGGGACGGGCCAGGACTGGGTGTACCATTCGCTGGCAGGGAAAAGACTAgaataa
- the SPEM2 gene encoding LOW QUALITY PROTEIN: uncharacterized protein SPEM2 (The sequence of the model RefSeq protein was modified relative to this genomic sequence to represent the inferred CDS: inserted 2 bases in 1 codon; substituted 2 bases at 2 genomic stop codons): MEDQLWCDNVGCCNQYQESPQNAEDFLLLLGLIILVNIGINMAIVMWHWLQDALDKMVCXICQKNDNLQTRQASIKGQSQAPVRDVHIHCALDPVEVNMAQPTSYSSSSCHRFHNCCGCRCRHHRCSHRQRPQKPRQLHRDLRRSRKMTHLRPVPCFDQENPESYLQDEDALSLPHPKPPRRGWRGLCPRLGLHSNLGLWGXQGGILASLPPPSLYLAPELRRVPKCVEAKSELRLQSYGPRCSQSRVWGNVEAEQWDLAPPPPRRLPPNPSWVPGVHSPYPSRGQLLYDSWEPRRRGLESSEPQPALVARSPWPEAPYFQELYSPQSQWRNLPGHAYSQPTRSPHPSTGHLNSSTRDPHEVQRHAADWVETLPARHPLKTSTSLTIWSETSHPRAPAPGSALPPHSSQPLPRVQAAEPTPPPTTFVPLSRTPGGKANYQVYDSLELKRQVQESXAWSHSLPPLSTSASRPSLHRSRAGKLNWLDRS; encoded by the exons ATGGAAGACCAGCTCTGGTGTGATAACGTGGGGTGCTGCAATCAATACCAAGAAAGCCCCCAGAATGCCGAGGACTTCCTGCTCCTGCTGGGCCTCATCATTCTTGTCAACATTGGGATCAACATGGCAATTGTG atgtGGCATTGGCTCCAGGATGCCTTAGACAAGATGGTCTGTTGAATTTGTCAGAAAA ATGACAACCTGCAGACTCGACAAGCCTCCATTAAGGgtcagagccaggccccagtcAGGGATGTCCATATCCACTGTGCTCTGGACCCCGTAGAGGTGAACATGGCCCAGCCCACGTCCTACTCTTCTTCCTCCTGCCACCGTTTCCACAACTGCTGTGGCTGCCGCTGCCGCCACCACCGCTGCAGCCACCGACAGAGACCACAGAAACCCAGACAGCTCCACCGTGATCTACGTCGCAGTCGCAAGATGACACATCTGCGGCCCGTGCCCTGCTTTGACCAGGAGAACCCGGAGTCCTACCTGCAGGACGAGGATGCCCTGTCCCTCCCACACCCCAAGCCCCCGCGTCGGGGCTGGAGAGGGCTCTGTCCGAGGCTGGGCCTGCACTCCAACCTGGGGCTGTGGGG CCAGGGCGGGATCCTGGCCAGCCTGCCGCCGCCCTCTCTCTACCTGGCCCCCGAGCTCCGCCGCGTGCCCAAGTGCGTGGAGGCCAAGTCTGAGCTGAGGCTGCAGTCCTACGGGCCCCGCTGCTCCCAGTCCCGTGTCTGGGGCAATGTGGAGGCCGAGCAGTGGGACTTGGCTCCACCACCGCCCCGCCGGCTGCCCCCCAACCCCTCCTGGGTCCCTGGGGTGCACAGCCCCTACCCCTCGCGGGGCCAGCTGCTGTATGACTCCTGGGAGCCGCGACGGCGCGGCCTGGAGAGCTCTGAGCCCCAGCCTGCCCTGGTGGCCCGGAGCCCCTGGCCCGAGGCCCCCTATTTCCAGGAGCTCTACTCCCCACAGTCCCAGTGGCGGAACCTCCCTGGCCATGCTTACAGCCAGCCCACCCGCAGCCCCCACCCGTCCACAGGACACTTGAACTCTAGCACCCGGGACCCCCATGAGGTCCAGCGCCACGCGGCCGACTGGGTTGAGACGCTGCCCGCTCGGCACCCTCTGAAGACCTCCACCTCCCTCACCATCTGGAGCGAGACCTCCCACCCACGGGCCCCAGCTCCTGGCTCGGCCCTGCCCCCccactcctcccagcccctgcccagggtCCAGGCTGCTGAGCCCACCCCGCCCCCAACCACCTTCGTGCCACTCAGCCGCACCCCAGGGGGCAAAGCCAATTACCAGGTGTACGACAGCCTGGAGCTCAAGCGCCAGGTGCAGGAGAGCTGAGCGTGGTCCCACTCGCTGCCACCACTTTCCACCTCAGCCTCGAGGCCCTCTCTGCACAGGAGCCGGGCTGGGAAACTTAACTGGCTGGACAGGTCATAg
- the LOC119514604 gene encoding uncharacterized protein SPEM3-like: MDEEAYHRARVCSGSNPGKCQEMGDAILLFLGTIILLNVGFNAVTMLWAQLKSLRNHFNYFLPKDTRHSCTGSHPRCTRCSTDPKTQSPRASSRFGRRRNFRPRHSNHQDSWVPDRKAEKASRGGRMPPPCGHTGAPTEAPWGPRKEEMMGAGKASRVRALKGQASFYTRPETPSQIQAPIHSLKGQDPNTSKVDMVPLSLPQETPEYAPAQYPGQVPVRPSAQPRTHSPAHAPLTHTHAHTLATAPIFAPTPPPTPASATPPIPGPTPAPASTPAPACVKGLKIPPVTAPTHTHILTPSPSTLAAFKHGVSTTQVVYDNRRINQNYVHVCRPQNSGYSKKDLCTCSRPQERQGSGTFGQTLKLHIGDGTNSLTGSGLGYPGLRNLEQKISGDGQDKLSQPKTLPYSSERRDMDSQAPVYPKFLVYSQEAASAKPCLHFPTSAQSSPPTVPPPYTLSLPLIPPRSFVLSQSTSPQKSSTTFQTPTCLPACKSPQPIPPQYSTVSKPLIQSQFPNIQKSLGLTQDLGLQRSPCPSKDSSIHENPGPKQNPGLQKNPGHSQASYLYKSQNAPQDAGLYKTPGLSQQSAPQKSPGLAQDAGMLKGPSFTQPSGLQKNMPFTQTSNFQRCLGIIQDSGVCRNLDLIQETAVYHSQNHLQANGPHKSPGPAQDFGGCKTTGVVRDPGVFRSLGLTQHSGLQKSPALSQDSGINRSPGFAQTSELCKGPGLIQDLSKTQVNRNLEHTQDRNLHKGPGINPDPGPHKGPALTLDSGLSKIPGLNQESGLHKDSSLVQDPGLHKCPGLVRGTGSAQGPLQTPKSTPSLTKSSISKDHPQKEDGEKHIPWTSVPLSQNSCPSKAPGMCSDLQTFSEVPVLIELKPPSRKAASEDWVYHPVSTVPSACQTYRQMSVPPKIKSQLHFLGPGARAGHVVFDARQRQLGVGRDKCEALSPRRLRQETPNNSGRSSKEQ, translated from the exons ATGGATGAGGAAGCCTATCACAGAGCCCGAGTGTGCTCCGGCTCCAACCCCGGGAAATGCCAGGAGATGGGAGATGCAATACTTCTGTTTCTGGGCACCATCATCCTGCTCAACGTGGGGTTCAACGCAGTGACTATG CTCTGGGCGCAGCTGAAGAGCTTGAGAAATCATTTCAACTATTTTCTCCCCAAAG ACACGAGGCACAGCTGTACGGGCAGCCATCCCCGGTGCACGCGCTGCTCCACGGACCCCAAGACCCAGAGCCCGAGAGCCTCTTCTCGCTTTGGTCGCCGCCGAAACTTCCGGCCCAGGCACTCTAACCACCAGGACTCCTGGGTCCCAGACCGGAAGGCGGAGAAGGCTTCTAGGGGCGGCAGGATGCCACCTCCATGTGGGCACACCGGGGCTCCCACGGAAGCTCCATGGGGACCAAGGAAGGAGGAGATGATGGGAGCTGGGAAGGCCTCTCGGGTCAGGGCCTTAAAGGGCCAAGCCTCCTTTTACACCAGGCCAGAGACCCCGTCCCAGATCCAAGCCCCCATCCACAGTTTGAAGGGCCAGGACCCAAACACAAGCAAGGTGGACATGGTTCCACTGTCCTTGCCCCAAGAGACCCCAGAGTACGCCCCAGCCCAGTACCCAGGCCAGGTTCCTGTGCGCCCTTCAGCCCAGCCCCGGACCCACTCCCCGGCCCATGCTCCTCTCACCCACACCCATGCGCACACTCTGGCCACTGCCCCAATCTTTGCCCCAACTCCTCCCCCCACTCCTGCCTCAGCCACTCCTCCtatcccaggccccaccccagcccctgcctccacccctgccccagcaTGTGTCAAGGGCCTGAAAATCCCTCCAGTCACtgcccccacccacacccacatCCTAACCCCTAGTCCCTCTACTCTGGCTGCCTTCAAACATGGTGTTTCAACCACACAAGTGGTGTACGATAACCGCAGGATAAACCAGAACTACGTCCATGTGTGCAGGCCTCAGAACTCTGGGTATTCCAAGAAGGACCTGTGTACCTGCTCCAGACCCCAGGAGAGACAGGGCTCTGGTACATTTGGGCAAACATTAAAGCTACACATTGGGGATGGAACCAACTCCCTCACAGGCTCTGGACTGGGCTACCCTGGGCTGAGGAATCTGGAACAGAAGATCTCAGGTGACGGCCAAGACAAGCTCTCCCAGCCAAAGACCTTGCCTTACAGTTCTGAGAGGAGGGACATGGACTCCCAGGCTCCAGTGTACCCCAAGTTCCTGGTCTACTCCCAGGAGGCTGCATCTGCTAAACCTTGCCTTCATTTTCCAACAAGTGCCCAGAGTTCACCGCCCACTGTTCCCCCACCATATACTCTTTCCCTGCCTCTCATTCCTCCCAGATCTTTTGTCCTTTCTCAATCCACCAGCCCTCAGAAATCTTCCACCACATTTCAAACCCCCACCTGCCTTCCAGCTTGCAAGTCTCCTCAGCCCATCCCTCCCCAGTACTCCACCGTTTCTAAACCTCTCATTCAATCACAATTCCCCAACATTCAAAAAAGTCTAGGCCTTACCCAAGACCTTGGTCTCCAAAGGAGCCCATGTCCTTCAAAAGACTCTAGCATTCACGAGAATCCAGGCCCTAAACAAAATCCAGGCCTGCAAAAGAACCCCGGCCATAGCCAAGCATCTTATCTCTACAAGAGCCAAAATGCTCCCCAAGATGCTGGTCTTTACAAGACTCCAGGCCTCTCCCAACAGTCTGCCCCCCAAAAGAGCCCAGGCCTTGCTCAAGATGCTGGTATGCTAAAGGGCCCAAGTTTCACCCAaccctctggcctccagaagaACATGCCATTCACCCAAACTTCTAATTTTCAGAGGTGCTTGGGCATTATACAAGACTCTGGAGTCTGTAGGAATCTGGACCTTATCCAAGAGACTGCAGTCTACCATAGCCAAAACCACCTCCAAGCAAATGGCCCCCATAAGAGCCCAGGCCCTGCTCAAGATTTTGGAGGCTGTAAGACTACAGGTGTTGTCCGAGACCCAGGAGTCTTCAGAAGCCTGGGCCTTACCCAACATTCTGGCCTACAGAAGAGTCCAGCCCTTTCCCAAGACTCTGGAATCAATAGGAGCCCAGGCTTTGCCCAAACCTCTGAGCTCTGTAAGGGCCCAGGACTTATCCAAGACTTATCTAAGACTCAAGTTAACAGGAACTTGGAACATACCCAAGACCGGAATCTCCACAAGGGCCCAGGAATTAATCCAGATCCAGGCCCACATAAGGGCCCAGCCCTTACCCTAGACTCGGGTCTCTCCAAGATTCCAGGCCTTAACCAGGAATCTGGCCTCCACAAGGACTCAAGCCTTGTCCAAGATCCTGGCCTCCACAAATGCCCAGGGCTTGTTCGAGGTACTGGCTCTGCCCAAGGCCCTCTTCAGACCCCAAAGTCAACACCGTCCCTAACGAAGTCATCTATATCCAAGGACCACCCTCAGAAAGAGGATGGAGAGAAGCACATACCTTGGACTTCTGTCCCACTCAGCCAGAATTCCTGCCCTTCCAAGGCCCCGGGGATGTGCAGTGACCTGCAAACCTTCTCAGAGGTTCCTGTACTAATTGAGCTAAAGCCACCCTCCCGGAAGGCAGCCAGCGAAGACTGGGTGTACCACCCTGTATCTACAGTTCCTTCAGCCTGCCAGACCTATCGCCAGATGTCTGTGCCTCCCAAAATCAAGTCACAGCTCCACTTTCTAGGACCAGGTGCCCGGGCTGGGCACGTGGTCTTTGACGCCCGCCAGAGACAGTTAGGAGTGGGCAGGGACAAGTGTGAAGCTCTCTCCCCCAGGCGCCTTCGCCAAGAGACACCCAACAACTCAGGGCGGAGCAGCAAGGAGCAATGA
- the LOC119513736 gene encoding fibroblast growth factor 11-like, with protein sequence MAALASSLIRQKREVREPGGSRPVSAQRRVCPRGTKSLCQKQLLILLSKVRLCGGRPSRPDRGPEPQLKGIITKLFCHQGFYLQANPDGSVQGTPEDSSSFTHFNLIPVGLRVVSIQSAKLGHYMAMNAEGLLYSSVV encoded by the exons ATGGCGGCGCTGGCCAGTAGCCTGATCCGGCAGAAGCGGGAGGTCCGCGAGCCCGGGGGCAGCCGGCCCGTGTCGGCACAGCGGCGCGTGTGTCCCCGCGGCACCAAGTCCCTTTGCCAGAAGCAGCTTCTCATCCTGCTGTCCAAGGTGCGACTGTGCGGGGGGCGGCCCTCGCGGCCAGACCGCGGCCCCG AGCCTCAGCTCAAAGGCATCATCACCAAACTGTTCTGCCACCAGGGTTTCTACCTCCAGGCGAATCCCGACGGGAGTGTCCAGGGCACCCCAGAGGACAGCAGCTCCTTCA cccacttCAACCTGATCCCCGTGGGGCTCCGTGTCGTCAGCATCCAGAGCGCCAAGCTGGGTCACTACATGGCCATGAACGCCGAGGGGCTGCTCTACAGCTCG GTGGTATGA
- the LOC119514607 gene encoding LOW QUALITY PROTEIN: transmembrane protein 102-like (The sequence of the model RefSeq protein was modified relative to this genomic sequence to represent the inferred CDS: inserted 3 bases in 2 codons; deleted 2 bases in 1 codon) translates to MRDESSVLWLFGDTQAAPSLTLATDRTHVASTVWGGGATLWGPPPLTPAQPLMDIDFCSGAQLQELTQLIQELGVQESWSNGPKPGPDVLRAKDFVFSLFSLVHGWDPRFPPMAELLLLHGGIHEGSLDLGPAPLGPYARGPHYDAGFTLLVPVFLLDGTGPELQLDLESCYAWIRLPELQRGSLVREAWQDCLGPAVPGGRDXHQTEKEGSLKNPESSPDQRHNNLSEPEPHVISEKSSTXLRKLGGDVSKPAVECRGPQLSEAWEAWPTLCPAQVAAWFFAALAAVAETLIPVPGSPRLVHAARHAGFTTVLLATPGPPRRLLLFDLIPVVSVAGWPERARSHSWAGPLAPGPASFYLVPGGSTERSGACGWQLCFARQELALKTRIPEPLLQAQAAAQALLRPLVAGTRAAAPYLLRMLLYWACERLPALYLARPENAGACCLGLLDELSRVLEAGALPHYFLRGRKLRAGDSAAALLPGLARLRGDPAGALRAAVEEAKAARKGGGLADVGGGTH, encoded by the exons ATGAGAGATGAGAGCAGTGTGCTGTGGTTGTTTGGGGACACCCAGGCAGCCCCATCCCTGACACTGGCCACCGACAGG ACTCACGTGGCTTCCAcggtctggggg gggggtgccacATTGTGGGGCCCACCACCCCTGACCCCAGCCCAGCCGCTCATGGACATCGACTTCTGCTCTGGGGCGCAGCTTCAGGAACTGACCCAGCTGATCCAGGAGCTGGGGGTGCAGGAGAGCTGGAGTAACGGGCCCAAGCCGGGACCAGACGTCCTCCGGGCCAAggactttgttttctctttgttta gCCTGGTTCACGGTTGGGACCCCCGTTTTCCTCCCATGGCAGAGCTCTTGCTGCTGCATGGTGGGATTCACGAGGGCTCCCTGGATCTGGGACCTGCACCACTGGGTCCCTATGCCCGGGGTCCTCACTACGATGCCGGCTTCACGCTCCTGGTGCCGGTATTTTTGCTGGACGGCACTGGGCCGGAGCTGCAACTGGACCTAGAATCCTGTTACGCATGGATCCGCCTCCCAGAGCTGCAGCGCGGATCCTTGGTCCGGGAGGCCTGGCAGGATTGCCTAGGACCTGCGGTCCCAGGAGGACGTG TCCATCAGACCGAGAAGGAAGGAAGTCTCAAGAACCCAGAAAGCTCCCCGGACCAGCGGCACAATAACCTCAGTGAGCCTGAGCCTCATGTGATTTCGGAAAAATCAagtac gttgaggaaactgggtGGTGACGTCAGCAAGCCAGCTGTCGAATGCCGGGGCCCGCAGCTGTCCGAGGCGTGGGAGGCGTGGCCCACGCTGTGCCCCGCCCAAGTTGCTGCCTGGTTCTTTGCCGCGTTGGCCGCGGTCGCCGAGACCCTGATTCCGGTCCCAGGCTCTCCGCGCCTGGTGCACGCAGCCCGCCACGCAGGGTTCACCACCGTTCTCTTGGCCACTCCGGGTCCCCCGCGCCGCCTACTGCTCTTCGACCTGATCCCCGTGGTGTCCGTGGCCGGCTGGCCCGAGAGGGCTCGGAGCCACTCGTGGGCAGGCCCGCTAGCTCCCGGGCCGGCCTCCTTCTACCTGGTGCCCGGCGGCAGCACGGAGCGATCCGGCGCCTGCGGCTGGCAGCTCTGCTTCGCCCGCCAGGAGCTGGCGCTCAAGACGCGCATACCCGAGCCGCTGCTGCAGGCGCAGGCCGCGGCCCAGGCGCTGCTGCGCCCGCTGGTGGCGGGGACCCGGGCCGCGGCGCCCTACCTGCTGCGGATGTTGCTCTACTGGGCGTGCGAGCGGCTGCCCGCGCTCTACCTGGCGCGGCCGGAGAACGCGGGCGCCTGCTGCCTCGGGCTGCTGGACGAGCTGAGCCGCGTGCTCGAGGCTGGGGCGTTGCCCCACTATTTTCTGAGGGGCCGAAAGCTCCGTGCGGGGGACTCCGCCGCCGCTCTGCTCCCGGGGTTGGCCCGGCTCCGTGGGGACCCAGCCGGGGCTCTGCGTGCCGCGGTGGAGGAGGCCAAGGCTGCGCGCAAGGGGGGCGGCTTGGCGGACGTGGGGGGCGGGACCCATTAA